Sequence from the Flavobacterium sp. J372 genome:
TGCTTGCAGAAAAGTGGCAGAAAGCAATAGATGAGAATGGTGCCGCCCTAATGGATTTTGATGCAAAAATTGAAGCATTAAAAACAGAACGCAAAGAAAAATCGGCAACACTGCAGCAACAGCTTTTTGAACAGTATGTTTTCCTTAACAAGGATAAAAAACCGAAGAGCCTTCACGATATTTTTAGTGCTACTGTATTTGGTAAGCCACCTGCCGCAGCGGGTGAATGTGCCACACCAAAATTGCTGCAGTATGCTTTCTTAAATGACTTAAAGCCTCTTGCCATGGCGGAATTTTGGTGGGGAGCAGGGCCAAAGTCTGAGGTGCGCAAACATGGACACTTTTATCCTGCTTGCAGCGGAAAGTGCAAGCCCATACTTGGCCATATGCTGGCCGACATAGCTTTGGAAGATAATCCGCTGCTTGTAAATAACGGTGAAGATAAAAAAATTGACATCATTTTTGAAGATGACAGCTTTGTTGTGGTAAACAAGCCTGAAGGGCTGCTTTCTGTACCGGGCATTGCAATACAAGATTCTGTTTATACAAGGCTGCAGGCATTGTGGACAGATGCCGAACCGCTCATTATCCATAGGCTTGACATGGCAACATCTGGCCTGTTGGTTGTAGCGAAAACCAAAGAAGCGCACAAGCATATTCAAAAGCAGTTCCTTAATCGAACCGTAACTAAGCGTTACACAGCGATGCTGTCAAAAGTTATATCAGAAAATGGCGGTGAAATAAACCTTCCATTGCGCGGCGACCTTGACAACAGGCCCATGCAGCTGGTATGCTTTGAGTTCGGCAAAAAAGCCATTACAAAATGGCAGGCAGTTGAACGTACTGAAACCACTACTAAAGTACATTTCTGGCCACTTACAGGCCGAACTCATCAATTGCGTATGCACGCTGCGCATGAACTGGGCTTAAATGCACCTATTGTTGGTGATGACCTATATGGGACTTCAGCAGATAGACTTTACCTGCACGCTGCAGTTCTCGAGTTCACCCACCCAACCAATGGAGAACGTATGAGGTTTGAGGTGACAGAGGGTTTTTAGATATGAAATTGCATTCTATAGTCAGCAATTTATAATTTCTCAACTCGGCCATTTCATTCACAATCGTATCGACAAAGTTTAAAATTTGTTTAATATCCTGTACTTTATTTCTTTTGATTTAAGAATGCTTGGGCGCCCTTCAATCCTAAGGTCCAAAACCTGGCTTTTAGTGGTTCACGCTAGGCAAACAAATAATCCTCAATCAGCCTTTCAGTTTATTAACTGAGAGGTTTCCTGTTCTATCAGTGTTTTTAATGCTCTGTCCTGCTCTTCATTCCAGAGTTTCTCGAATTCTTCAAATAAAAAACCCTGTAATCTTTTTGATTACAGGGTTATCAGCGGAGAAAGAGGGATTCGAACCCCCGACCTGTTACAGTCAACGGTTTTCAAGACCGCCGCATTCGACCGCTCTGCCATTTCTCCAGTATGTGCGCCATCATGTGCCTGATTGCGGATGCAAATATAGCAACCTTTTCCGTTTCTGCAAATACAATCAAGGCTTATTTAATATTTTTTTTCGCATTAATTTATAACAGTTTCAAAACGTTTGCTTTAGCAAATATTAATATTCAACATATTCGGTAATTTCAAGGCCGTAGCCAATCATCCCTACCCTTTTTGTCTGCCATGAATTAGTAAGCAGCCTTATCTTTGAGATGTCGATATCATGTAAAATCTGTGCGCCAATACCAAAATCTTTTACGTCCATTTTTATTTGAGGCGCCTTCATCACTCCTTCAGCCTGTAATGATTTTAGCTCTTTAATGCGTGCCATCAATTGTGTAGGCGGTATTTCCTGGTTTATAAACAACACCGCGCCCTTGCCCTCAGTATTTATCCTGCGGAAGATATCATCAAGCTTTTTATCTGCATCAGTAGTAAGTGTTCCTAAAATATCATTGTTTACCTGCGATGAGTTAATACGTGTCAGTACAGGCTGCCCATTATTCCAGCTGCCTTTAGTCAGCGCTATGTGCACCTGTTTGTTGGTGGTCTGCACGTATGCCCTCAGCCTGAAAACGCCAAACCTTGTCTCTATCTCAAAATCTTCTTTCTTCTGGATAAGGCTGTCATGCTGCATGCGGTAAGCCACTAAATCTTCAATAGAAACAAGTTTCAGGTCAAACTTCCTGGCTACTTCATACAATTCAGGAAGCCTTGCCATAGTGCCGTTCTCGTTCATTATCTCACAAATCACTCCCGCAGGTTGGAAACCCGCAAGCCTTGCAAAATCAATGGCTGCTTCTGTATGGCCGGTACGCCTCAATACACCGCCTTCCTTTGCAATTAGCGGAAAAATATGCCCCGGCCTCCCCAGATCATACGGCTTTGTATCAGGGTTAATTAGCGCCTGTACTGTTTTTGCCCTGTCTTGAGCCGATATGCCTGTAGTTACGCCGTTGCCTCTAAGGTCGACCGATACTGTAAAGGCTGTTTCCATGCTGTCGGTATTATTGGTAACCATTACATGCAGGTTCAGCTCTTTACAGCGTTTCTCTGTAAGCGGTGTACATATAAGCCCCTTACCATGTGTTGCCATAAAATTGATCATCTCCGGTGTAACCTTATCGGCAGCAGCCAGAAAATCGCCTTCATTTTCACGGTCTTCGTCATCCACCACAATTATTATTTTGCCCTGGCGGATGTCTTCAATGGCTTCTTCTATTGTGTTGAGTTGTATGCGTTGTTCGGTAAGCATTGTTATTTGAATTGCGGGATGGCCTTTTTCAGCGCTGCCCTGTCAGTAAAAAATAATATAAGATAAAACGGAAAACCTAAAACCAATGTCGGTATCAATCCTAATCCAATATTACGGTTTAGTATCCGGCCAACATCACGAAGGATTTCTTTAGATTTAAATAAAAACAGATAGAATAATATCGTATTCAAAATGCCTAATATCATAAGCCACAGATTGGTCTTTTCAGCTTGTGCAGCCGTTAAAGCAAAAACAATCGATACAATTAAGGTTACCAATGCACCTCCTGAAAGATATTTGTAGTCATTTGCCAGCTGCTCCATTTTAAGGAACTGTGTATTATGCAGTTCTCCACGCTCCAACAATGCAGCCTGTGTAATACCTCTCAATTCCAATACCTTAAGTGCCCTGTTGCGGTAATCGCGCGAATAACCAAACCGCCGTGCATTCTTTACTATATCAACAAGTTGTTCTTCATCCCGGGCCATCATTTCATCCCAGTCTTCACCCTGGCCAACGGCTACCGTTTCCATCTTAACCATTTCTGGAGCATCAATGCCCCGCTTGCCAAAAAGCTTTTTAAAAGGCAGTATTAGCCAGTCAAAGTTAACAGTTACGTTCATGTCGTTTGTGGCTCTATACGTAAGGAAAACGGCCAATGGCGAAAGTATGAATGACGACATCCAGGCTCCCATAAATGGCGGAATCCCGTTTTCTGATGCAGCCTTACGCCCAAAGGTGTTTACAAAGTGGAATACAATAAATATTACCACAGCAAAACTATCGGTAGGCCTATACCACCTTTACGGATGATTGCACCCAGCGGCGCGCCTATAAAAAACATTAGTATACAGGCAAATGCTATTACAAACTTATCGTAAAGCGCGAGCCAGTGCCCGTTGATGTTCTTTACTTTTGCGAGCAATGTATTCTTACCTGCCTCGACAGAAAAATCTGCACTGCTCAGGTTGCTTGAAGCTATTTCCAAAACACGCTTCTTATCTGCATCCATTGAAAAATATTTCAAAACATCTTTAGGAAATTTTATAACTTCCTTTTTAGGAATTGGCGCTCCTTTCGGCGCTGTCGGCTTAATTAAGATATTATTCAGCCTGCCTGATGTATTATCGGCAATTGTTTGTGCATCCTTTACATAATTGGTTTCAAGAGAGTCAATTGTATAGTTAAGCTCACTAACATTAAGCATTGTATTTGTATTTACAATCCTCGTATCTCCTTCGCTTTCAGGATTGTTTAGCACTGAAAGGTCAATATTCATAATCTGTTTTGAGAATGTGCTTTTTGCAAATGGCTGGCGTTCGCGCTGGGCAGGGTCGCTTTTAACATCTTCGTAATAGTAGCCATCAAAAAGCTCCAGCTGCAAAAGGTTAGATGATTCATTGCTTGTAAGCAAACCTGACTTTGAGCGTATCACAGTGCTGTTTTGTTGGCCAGGCGCTCTCTTATGAATGGTAATGCCTTCCAGCTTTTCGCCATTTTCACCGGATTTCTTATCAACTTTAATATTGAAATTATCGCCTATTGCATTAAACTGGCCTTCAGCTATTGCCATAGCCGGTTTGCGCTGAAGAATGCTTTTGCGGAGATTCAGGAATTTATATTCTGCTTTGGGGATAACATTATTGGCGAAAAGGAATGCCACAATACTCAATCCAAATATGAACACAATAAGGCTTCGCATGGCCCTGCTGAGCGATATGCCTGACGATTTCATTGCAGCAAACTCATAGTTTTCCGCGAAGCTGCCAAACGTCATGATAGATGCCAACAATATTGACAGCGGCAATACAAGCGGAATCATCTTTGGCGAATAAAAGAGCAAGAACTTGGTTATCAGCCAGATGTCAAGGTCTTTACCTGCAAGCTCGGCGATAAAAAGCCATATGCCCTGAAGTATAAAGATGAAAAACAGTATGATAAATACTGTAGCAAATGTCTGTATGAACGATTTGAGGATGTAGCGATCGAGTATTTTCACCGGAAAATCAATCTAATCTATTGATGTAATAATTAGGATATTTACTTTCGGTAAAGGTAAAGTGATTTTTTGACAAAGGCTGGTTTGTTTTAAAAGAATTTATAGTGTACGTTGTCTTAGTACCATCCTTATCGGTTTGTATAAGGTTATAGATATGCCTGGTTTGCACATCTATACCAATTAACACTTCTTTAACATCGTCTTTTGGGCTGAGCGGATGTAGCTTAACGTACTGAATTTTTCTTCCCCGAACGTTCTGTAATATATCCCAGGAATATTTGTAGCCTGAATTGAAAAATGAAAACATTTTTGAAGGCGTTAATCCATCTTTTTGGCTATCATAGGTTGAGATTGAGATTTCTTCGTCTTCGGGTACAATGTTATATACCTTCTTA
This genomic interval carries:
- the ribB gene encoding 3,4-dihydroxy-2-butanone-4-phosphate synthase, yielding MLTEQRIQLNTIEEAIEDIRQGKIIIVVDDEDRENEGDFLAAADKVTPEMINFMATHGKGLICTPLTEKRCKELNLHVMVTNNTDSMETAFTVSVDLRGNGVTTGISAQDRAKTVQALINPDTKPYDLGRPGHIFPLIAKEGGVLRRTGHTEAAIDFARLAGFQPAGVICEIMNENGTMARLPELYEVARKFDLKLVSIEDLVAYRMQHDSLIQKKEDFEIETRFGVFRLRAYVQTTNKQVHIALTKGSWNNGQPVLTRINSSQVNNDILGTLTTDADKKLDDIFRRINTEGKGAVLFINQEIPPTQLMARIKELKSLQAEGVMKAPQIKMDVKDFGIGAQILHDIDISKIRLLTNSWQTKRVGMIGYGLEITEYVEY
- a CDS encoding outer membrane lipoprotein carrier protein LolA — encoded protein: MQRIIRVLAILFVSISLHAQNSQKAKALLDDVSSRIKSYNNIVMDFRYSMSNPSENLNRESKGNVSLSGNKYVLNFMGFTRIFDGKKVYNIVPEDEEISISTYDSQKDGLTPSKMFSFFNSGYKYSWDILQNVRGRKIQYVKLHPLSPKDDVKEVLIGIDVQTRHIYNLIQTDKDGTKTTYTINSFKTNQPLSKNHFTFTESKYPNYYINRLD
- a CDS encoding RluA family pseudouridine synthase; translation: MSPAITHITYFTKTEISGIPLPERFTYPFYYEPHPLAKMAAEKLQAYLEANNNLGHNFNAIGKMFGVLVVQDSEGKLGYLWAFSGKLADSNHHKRFVPPVFDMLDDDSFFLKEQLVLNDINQAIEELEVNADYLNLKQQSDILTSQSEAEINAFRQWTKRNKNIRKLLREKRKKDLSEADYQAYEAHMIKHSLYEKHKFRLLAEKWQKAIDENGAALMDFDAKIEALKTERKEKSATLQQQLFEQYVFLNKDKKPKSLHDIFSATVFGKPPAAAGECATPKLLQYAFLNDLKPLAMAEFWWGAGPKSEVRKHGHFYPACSGKCKPILGHMLADIALEDNPLLVNNGEDKKIDIIFEDDSFVVVNKPEGLLSVPGIAIQDSVYTRLQALWTDAEPLIIHRLDMATSGLLVVAKTKEAHKHIQKQFLNRTVTKRYTAMLSKVISENGGEINLPLRGDLDNRPMQLVCFEFGKKAITKWQAVERTETTTKVHFWPLTGRTHQLRMHAAHELGLNAPIVGDDLYGTSADRLYLHAAVLEFTHPTNGERMRFEVTEGF